From a single Pseudomonas cremoricolorata genomic region:
- a CDS encoding ribonucleotide-diphosphate reductase subunit beta: MLSWDEFDKEDGEVTAKTATPNQAAATANMDRLDSAGDAAAQEARAATASDSDAVKRAKASLNDLDIAEGLAELEGSAARVAVDEKRMINCRADLNQLVPFKYDWAWQKYLDGCANHWMPQEVNMTADIALWKSQDGLTEDERRIVMRNLGFFSTADSLVANNLALAVYRLITNPECRQYILRQAFEEAIHTHAYQYCIESLGMDEGEIFNMYHEIPSVAKKAAWGLKYTRAISDPEFNTGTPETDKELLRNLIGYYCVLEGIFFYCGFTQILSMGRRNKMTGVAEQFQYILRDESMHLNFGIDVINQIKIENPHLWDSAMKDEATQMILQGTQLEIEYARDTMPRGVLGMNAAMMEDYLKFIANRRLTQIGLKEEYPGTTNPFPWMSEIMDLKKEKNFFETRVIEYQTGGALSWD; encoded by the coding sequence ATGCTGAGCTGGGACGAATTCGATAAAGAAGACGGCGAAGTCACCGCCAAAACCGCTACTCCGAACCAGGCCGCCGCGACCGCGAACATGGACCGCCTCGACAGCGCCGGCGACGCCGCCGCTCAAGAAGCCCGCGCCGCCACCGCCAGCGACTCCGACGCCGTCAAGCGCGCCAAGGCCTCGCTGAACGACCTCGACATCGCCGAAGGCCTGGCCGAGCTGGAAGGCTCTGCCGCCCGCGTTGCGGTCGACGAGAAGCGCATGATCAACTGCCGCGCCGACCTCAACCAGCTCGTACCCTTCAAGTACGACTGGGCCTGGCAGAAGTACCTCGACGGCTGCGCCAACCACTGGATGCCGCAAGAGGTCAACATGACCGCCGACATCGCCCTGTGGAAGAGCCAGGACGGCCTGACCGAAGACGAGCGCCGCATCGTCATGCGTAACCTCGGCTTCTTCTCCACCGCCGACTCGCTGGTCGCCAACAACCTGGCCCTGGCCGTGTACCGCCTGATCACCAACCCCGAGTGCCGCCAGTACATCCTGCGCCAGGCCTTCGAAGAAGCGATCCACACCCACGCCTACCAGTACTGCATCGAATCGCTGGGCATGGATGAAGGCGAGATCTTCAACATGTACCACGAGATCCCATCGGTCGCGAAGAAAGCCGCCTGGGGCCTGAAGTACACCCGCGCCATCTCCGACCCGGAATTCAACACCGGCACCCCGGAAACCGACAAAGAACTGCTGCGCAACCTGATCGGCTACTACTGCGTGCTGGAAGGCATCTTCTTCTACTGCGGCTTCACCCAGATCCTCTCGATGGGCCGCCGCAACAAGATGACCGGCGTTGCCGAACAGTTCCAGTACATCCTGCGTGACGAGTCGATGCACCTGAACTTCGGCATCGACGTGATCAACCAGATCAAGATCGAGAACCCGCACCTGTGGGACTCGGCCATGAAAGACGAAGCCACCCAGATGATCCTGCAAGGAACCCAACTGGAAATCGAATACGCCCGTGACACCATGCCGCGCGGCGTACTGGGCATGAACGCCGCGATGATGGAGGACTACCTCAAATTCATCGCCAACCGCCGCCTGACCCAGATCGGCCTGAAAGAAGAATACCCAGGCACCACGAATCCATTCCCCTGGATGAGCGAGATCATGGACTTGAAGAAAGAGAAGAACTTCTTTGAGACGCGCGTGATCGAGTATCAGACTGGCGGGGCGTTGAGCTGGGATTGA
- a CDS encoding ribonucleoside-diphosphate reductase subunit alpha, producing MQTDTTRENPQATLPQDADSNQDLAATAPGQLRVIKRNGTVVAYTDDKITVAITKAFLAVEGGTAAASSRIHDTVARLTEQVTATFKRRMPSGGTIHIEEIQDQVELALMRAGEQKVARDYVIYRDQRAKERATRASAENVVEAHPTIRISLADGSKAPLDMTRLNTIISEACEGLAEVDGELIQRETLKNLYDGVALKDVNTALVMTARTLVEREPNYSFVTARLLMDTLRAEGLGFLDVADSATHHEMAELYAKALPAYVAKGIEFELLNPALADFDLEKLGKAINHERDQQFTYLGLQTLYDRYFIHKDGVRFELPQVFFMRVAMGLALEEADKEARAIEFYNLLSSFDYMASTPTLFNAGTLRPQLSSCYLTTVPDDLSGIYHAIHDNAMLSKFAGGLGNDWTPVRALGSYIKGTNGKSQGVVPFLKVVNDTAVAVNQGGKRKGAVCAYLETWHLDIEEFIELRKNTGDDRRRTHDMNTANWIPDLFMKRVFDDGQWTLFSPSEVPDLHDLTGKAFEERYEYYEALTEYNKIKVFKTIQAKDLWRKMLSMLFETGHPWLTFKDPCNLRSPQQHVGVVHSSNLCTEITLNTNKDEIAVCNLGSINLPNHIVDGKLDTAKLQRTVNTAVRMLDNVIDINYYSVPQARNSNLKHRPVGLGIMGFQDALYLQHIAYGSDAAVEFADKSMEAVSYYAIQASCDLADERGAYETFQGSLWSKGILPLDSQQILIEARGQKYIDVNLDESLDWAPVRERVQKGIRNSNIMAIAPTATIANITGVSQSIEPTYQNLYVKSNLSGEFTVINPYLVRDLKARDLWDSVMINDLKYYDGSVQQIERIPQELKDLYATAFEVETKWIVDAASRRQKWIDQAQSLNLYIAGASGKKLDVTYRMAWYRGLKTTYYLRALAATSTEKSTINTGKLNAVSSGGDSAPAQAAGPAPVPKACAIDEPDCEACQ from the coding sequence ATGCAAACCGACACAACTCGCGAGAACCCGCAGGCCACGCTGCCACAGGACGCCGATTCGAATCAGGATCTGGCCGCCACCGCGCCTGGCCAACTGCGTGTGATCAAGCGTAACGGCACGGTCGTCGCCTACACCGACGACAAGATCACCGTTGCCATCACCAAGGCGTTCCTTGCAGTTGAAGGTGGCACCGCTGCCGCCTCGTCGCGCATTCACGACACCGTCGCGCGCCTGACCGAACAGGTCACCGCAACCTTCAAGCGTCGCATGCCATCGGGCGGCACCATCCACATCGAAGAAATCCAGGACCAGGTCGAACTGGCCCTGATGCGCGCCGGCGAACAGAAAGTCGCCCGCGACTACGTCATCTACCGCGACCAGCGGGCCAAGGAGCGCGCCACCCGCGCCAGCGCCGAGAACGTCGTCGAAGCGCACCCGACCATCCGCATCAGCCTGGCCGACGGCAGCAAGGCGCCGCTGGACATGACCCGCCTGAACACCATCATCAGCGAAGCCTGCGAAGGCCTGGCCGAAGTCGATGGCGAGCTGATCCAGCGCGAAACCCTGAAGAACCTGTACGACGGCGTGGCCCTCAAAGACGTCAACACCGCCTTGGTGATGACCGCCCGTACCCTGGTCGAGCGCGAGCCGAACTACTCGTTCGTCACCGCCCGCCTGCTGATGGACACCCTGCGCGCCGAAGGCCTGGGCTTCCTCGACGTGGCCGACAGCGCCACTCACCACGAGATGGCCGAGTTGTACGCCAAGGCCCTGCCGGCCTACGTGGCCAAAGGTATCGAGTTCGAACTGCTGAACCCGGCGCTGGCCGACTTCGACCTGGAAAAACTGGGCAAGGCGATCAACCACGAGCGCGACCAGCAGTTCACCTACCTCGGCCTGCAGACCCTCTACGACCGTTACTTCATCCACAAGGACGGCGTACGCTTCGAGCTGCCCCAGGTGTTCTTCATGCGTGTGGCCATGGGCCTGGCGCTGGAAGAGGCCGACAAGGAAGCCCGTGCCATCGAGTTCTACAACCTGTTGTCGTCCTTCGACTACATGGCCTCGACCCCGACCCTGTTCAACGCCGGCACCCTGCGTCCACAGCTGTCGAGCTGCTACCTGACCACCGTGCCGGATGACCTGTCGGGCATCTACCACGCCATCCACGACAACGCCATGCTGTCGAAATTTGCCGGTGGCCTGGGCAACGACTGGACCCCGGTGCGCGCGCTGGGCTCGTACATCAAGGGCACCAACGGCAAGTCCCAAGGCGTCGTGCCGTTCCTGAAGGTCGTCAACGACACCGCCGTTGCGGTCAACCAGGGCGGCAAGCGCAAGGGCGCGGTCTGCGCCTACCTGGAAACCTGGCACCTGGACATCGAAGAATTCATCGAACTGCGCAAGAACACCGGTGATGACCGTCGTCGTACCCACGACATGAACACCGCCAACTGGATTCCCGACCTGTTCATGAAGCGCGTCTTCGATGACGGCCAGTGGACCCTGTTCTCGCCAAGCGAAGTGCCAGACCTGCACGACCTGACCGGCAAGGCCTTCGAAGAGCGCTACGAGTATTACGAAGCGCTGACCGAGTACAACAAGATCAAGGTATTCAAGACCATCCAGGCCAAAGACCTGTGGCGCAAGATGCTTTCGATGCTGTTCGAAACCGGTCACCCATGGCTGACCTTCAAAGACCCGTGCAACCTGCGCTCGCCGCAGCAGCACGTGGGCGTGGTACACAGCTCGAACCTGTGCACCGAGATCACCCTGAACACCAACAAGGATGAGATCGCCGTCTGCAACCTGGGCTCGATCAACCTGCCGAACCACATTGTCGACGGCAAGCTGGACACCGCCAAGCTGCAACGCACCGTCAACACCGCCGTGCGCATGCTCGACAACGTGATCGACATCAACTACTACTCGGTGCCGCAGGCGCGCAACTCCAACCTCAAGCACCGTCCGGTCGGCCTCGGCATCATGGGCTTCCAGGACGCGCTGTACCTGCAGCACATCGCCTACGGCTCCGACGCTGCCGTCGAGTTCGCCGACAAGTCGATGGAAGCGGTCAGCTACTACGCGATCCAGGCCTCCTGTGATCTGGCCGACGAGCGCGGCGCCTACGAGACGTTCCAAGGCTCGCTGTGGTCCAAGGGCATTCTGCCGCTGGACTCACAACAGATCCTGATCGAAGCCCGTGGCCAGAAGTACATCGACGTCAACCTGGACGAGTCGCTGGACTGGGCACCGGTGCGCGAGCGTGTGCAGAAAGGCATTCGCAACTCGAACATCATGGCCATCGCGCCGACCGCGACCATCGCCAACATCACCGGCGTGTCGCAGTCGATCGAGCCGACCTACCAGAACCTGTACGTGAAATCGAACCTCTCCGGCGAGTTCACCGTGATCAACCCGTACCTGGTGCGCGACCTCAAGGCCCGCGACCTGTGGGACTCGGTGATGATCAACGACCTCAAGTACTACGACGGTTCGGTGCAGCAGATCGAGCGTATCCCGCAGGAACTCAAAGACCTGTACGCCACCGCTTTCGAAGTCGAGACCAAGTGGATCGTCGATGCCGCCAGCCGTCGCCAGAAGTGGATTGACCAGGCGCAATCGCTGAACCTGTACATCGCCGGCGCTTCGGGCAAGAAGCTCGACGTGACCTACCGCATGGCCTGGTACCGCGGTCTGAAGACCACCTACTACCTCCGTGCCCTGGCCGCGACCAGCACCGAGAAATCGACCATCAACACCGGCAAGCTCAACGCCGTCTCCAGCGGCGGCGACAGCGCCCCGGCCCAAGCCGCAGGCCCAGCCCCCGTGCCAAAAGCCTGCGCGATCGACGAGCCGGATTGCGAAGCCTGCCAATAA